A region from the Micrococcus cohnii genome encodes:
- the rsmA gene encoding 16S rRNA (adenine(1518)-N(6)/adenine(1519)-N(6))-dimethyltransferase RsmA, which translates to MPRTPAPPASEAAGDAARSLLSAADVRRIAEELDLRPTKTWGQNFVIDPNTIRRIVAAAELTDEDHVLEIGPGLGSLTLGLLDRAAAVTAVEIDPLTAARLPETVAGFRPDRTDALAVLHADALRLRRDQLDAARPAAADGPPTALVANLPYNVAVPVLLHALEHLPSLRAGLVMVQDEVADRLAAGPGSKVYGVPSAKAAWYGRVRKAGVIGTHVFWPAPRIHSGLVAFTRHDAPPAPVDREHVFAVVDAAFAQRRKTLRAALAGWAGGAARAEAVLRAADVEPSTRGETLGIEDFARIAAHRDAAGVADGKEDA; encoded by the coding sequence GCTGGACCTGCGGCCCACCAAGACGTGGGGGCAGAACTTCGTGATCGACCCGAACACGATTCGCCGGATCGTCGCCGCCGCCGAGCTGACCGACGAGGACCACGTGCTCGAAATCGGCCCCGGCCTGGGGTCGCTGACCCTCGGGCTGCTCGACCGCGCCGCCGCCGTCACCGCCGTGGAGATCGACCCGCTCACCGCGGCTCGTCTGCCCGAGACGGTCGCCGGATTCCGCCCGGACCGCACCGACGCGCTCGCCGTGCTCCACGCCGACGCGCTGCGCCTGAGGCGCGATCAGCTCGACGCGGCACGTCCGGCCGCGGCCGACGGTCCGCCGACGGCCCTCGTGGCGAACCTGCCCTACAACGTGGCGGTGCCCGTGCTCCTGCACGCTCTCGAGCACCTGCCGAGTCTGCGTGCGGGCCTGGTCATGGTCCAGGACGAGGTCGCCGACCGTCTTGCGGCGGGTCCCGGTTCCAAGGTCTACGGCGTGCCGTCGGCCAAGGCGGCGTGGTACGGCCGGGTGCGCAAGGCCGGGGTCATCGGCACACACGTGTTCTGGCCGGCACCGCGGATCCACTCGGGTCTGGTCGCCTTCACGCGGCACGACGCGCCCCCGGCGCCGGTCGACCGCGAGCACGTGTTCGCGGTCGTGGACGCGGCCTTCGCCCAGCGTCGCAAGACCCTGCGTGCCGCGCTCGCCGGATGGGCCGGCGGCGCCGCCCGAGCCGAGGCGGTCCTGCGCGCCGCAGACGTCGAACCGAGCACTCGGGGCGAAACACTGGGCATCGAGGACTTCGCGCGGATCGCGGCCCACCGTGACGCCGCGGGGGTCGCCGACGGGAAGGAGGACGCATGA